The following proteins are co-located in the Massilia litorea genome:
- a CDS encoding DUF2461 domain-containing protein — MHLRDLTQFLSELSENNTRPWFIMNKPRYDILREEFLAVVTELIRELTTFDRQIAGVDPKKAMFRINRDIRFSNDKTPYKTRFSAGITPNNKRRPSEGGGSTYYFQIDGNGTLGLGAGEYLPPAARLKAIREHVVNDAPGFAKMLKNKHLRATYGDLLDEDKLQRPPKGFDPAHPHIEHIKLKSFFVWTELPLKVNDPDELVPRLARGFEDAFALVTWLRGVPHTNEENE, encoded by the coding sequence ATGCACCTGCGTGACTTGACGCAATTTCTTAGCGAGCTAAGCGAAAACAACACCCGTCCCTGGTTCATCATGAACAAACCGCGCTACGACATCCTGCGCGAAGAGTTTTTGGCCGTCGTTACCGAACTGATCCGCGAGCTCACGACATTCGACCGCCAGATCGCCGGCGTCGATCCGAAGAAGGCGATGTTCCGCATCAACCGCGACATCCGCTTTTCGAACGACAAGACCCCCTATAAAACCCGGTTTTCGGCAGGCATCACGCCGAACAACAAACGGCGTCCGAGCGAAGGCGGCGGGTCGACCTATTATTTTCAAATTGACGGCAACGGCACCCTGGGTCTCGGCGCCGGCGAATACCTGCCGCCCGCGGCGCGTCTGAAAGCGATCCGCGAACACGTGGTCAACGATGCGCCAGGTTTCGCGAAAATGTTAAAGAATAAACACCTGCGCGCGACCTATGGCGACCTGCTCGACGAAGACAAACTGCAGCGTCCGCCAAAAGGGTTCGATCCGGCGCACCCGCATATCGAACACATCAAGCTGAAAAGCTTTTTCGTGTGGACGGAACTGCCGCTCAAGGTGAACGATCCGGACGAGCTGGTGCCGCGGCTGGCGCGCGGATTCGAGGATGCCTTTGCGCTGGTCACCTGGCTGCGCGGGGTGCCGCACACAAACGAAGAGAACGAATAA
- a CDS encoding rhodanese-like domain-containing protein, whose protein sequence is MKFILDNIFIVAIAVVSGGALLWPALAPKGRRATALQVTQLINRGKTTILDVRGADEFAAGHVRDAKNIPLADLGNRIGELEKSKSRTLVVVCQTGARSDKAVRQLKAAGFEDALSLEGGMTAWTAAGLPTTK, encoded by the coding sequence GTGAAATTCATCCTCGATAATATCTTCATCGTCGCTATTGCCGTCGTTTCCGGTGGCGCGCTGCTGTGGCCAGCCCTGGCGCCGAAGGGCCGCCGCGCGACCGCGCTGCAGGTTACCCAGCTGATCAACCGCGGCAAGACCACGATTCTGGACGTGCGCGGCGCCGACGAATTTGCGGCGGGCCACGTGCGCGACGCGAAAAACATTCCGCTGGCAGACTTGGGCAATCGCATCGGCGAGCTGGAAAAGTCGAAAAGCCGCACCCTGGTCGTCGTCTGCCAGACCGGCGCCCGTTCGGACAAGGCGGTCCGCCAGTTGAAGGCGGCCGGCTTCGAAGACGCGCTCAGCCTGGAAGGCGGCATGACGGCCTGGACGGCAGCCGGCCTGCCGACCACCAAGTAA
- the secB gene encoding protein-export chaperone SecB: MSDENLQPVFQIQRVYLKDMSLEQPNSPAIFLEQEAPTIEVSLDVGAEAIAEGIYESTVTITVTAKVKDKVAFLVEGKQGGIFEARNIPADQMDPLLGIGCPNIVYPYLRANIADVITRAGFPPVHLAEINFEVFYQQRRQAMAEAAAAAPAN, from the coding sequence ATGTCTGACGAAAACCTGCAACCAGTCTTCCAAATCCAACGCGTCTATCTGAAAGACATGTCGCTGGAACAACCGAACTCCCCGGCAATCTTCCTCGAGCAGGAAGCCCCGACCATCGAGGTCTCGCTGGACGTTGGCGCTGAAGCGATCGCCGAAGGCATCTACGAGTCGACCGTGACCATCACCGTGACCGCCAAGGTCAAGGACAAGGTCGCTTTCCTGGTCGAAGGCAAGCAAGGCGGCATCTTCGAGGCACGCAACATCCCTGCCGACCAGATGGATCCGCTGCTGGGCATCGGCTGCCCGAACATCGTGTACCCGTACCTGCGCGCGAACATCGCCGACGTGATCACCCGTGCCGGCTTCCCGCCAGTGCACCTGGCCGAGATCAACTTCGAAGTGTTCTACCAGCAGCGCCGCCAGGCGATGGCTGAAGCCGCTGCAGCCGCACCGGCAAACTAA
- a CDS encoding SH3 domain-containing protein, whose amino-acid sequence MTISRSFSTVLLMLACAQACAADFRSVGAASVVLYDAPSAKSGKRYVAPQGMPVEIVARYGDWVKVRDVDGEFAWTESRGLSARRNVVVKVPFAKVRAAPDDNAAVLMTADKGVLLELVDPQANDWVRVRHQDGIAGFVRAFEIWGT is encoded by the coding sequence ATGACCATTTCCCGATCCTTCTCCACCGTGCTGCTGATGCTGGCATGCGCGCAGGCCTGCGCCGCCGATTTCCGCTCGGTCGGCGCCGCCTCCGTCGTGCTGTATGACGCGCCCTCTGCGAAAAGCGGCAAGCGCTACGTCGCGCCGCAAGGCATGCCGGTCGAGATCGTTGCGCGCTACGGCGACTGGGTCAAGGTGCGCGACGTCGATGGCGAATTCGCCTGGACCGAATCGAGGGGACTGTCCGCGCGCCGCAACGTCGTCGTGAAGGTGCCGTTTGCCAAAGTACGCGCCGCGCCCGACGACAACGCCGCCGTCCTGATGACGGCCGACAAGGGCGTCCTGCTCGAGCTAGTCGACCCGCAAGCGAACGACTGGGTCCGCGTGCGCCACCAGGACGGCATCGCCGGCTTCGTGCGCGCGTTTGAGATCTGGGGCACCTGA
- the petA gene encoding ubiquinol-cytochrome c reductase iron-sulfur subunit, which produces MSNEKQVDSGRRGLLVATCAAGGVVGVATAGALVSTFQPSERAKAAGAPVEVDISDVKPGEMKVVEWRGKPVWILRRTPEMLASLQQNDALVADPKSEKTFQLDMPEYAKNEFRARPEHKEVLVTVGICSHLGCSPSSRFSPGPQPNLPDDWHGGFLCPCHGSTFDLSARVFKNKPAPTNMDIPPYMYLSDNKIVIGKDEKGEA; this is translated from the coding sequence ATGAGTAATGAAAAGCAGGTCGATTCAGGCCGGCGCGGCTTGCTCGTCGCGACATGTGCGGCGGGTGGCGTCGTCGGTGTTGCTACGGCAGGTGCACTGGTCAGCACATTCCAGCCGTCCGAGCGGGCCAAGGCTGCCGGCGCTCCGGTCGAAGTGGACATCTCGGACGTCAAGCCCGGGGAAATGAAGGTCGTCGAGTGGCGCGGCAAGCCGGTGTGGATCTTGCGCCGTACGCCGGAAATGCTCGCCAGCCTGCAGCAGAACGACGCGCTCGTCGCCGATCCCAAATCCGAAAAAACCTTCCAGCTCGATATGCCGGAGTACGCGAAGAACGAATTCCGCGCCCGTCCCGAACATAAAGAGGTCCTGGTCACCGTCGGCATTTGCTCGCACCTGGGCTGCTCGCCCTCTTCGCGCTTCTCGCCCGGCCCGCAGCCGAACCTGCCGGACGACTGGCATGGCGGCTTCCTCTGCCCCTGCCACGGCTCGACCTTCGACCTGTCGGCACGCGTATTCAAGAACAAGCCGGCCCCGACGAACATGGACATCCCGCCATACATGTACCTGTCCGACAACAAGATCGTGATCGGCAAAGACGAGAAAGGCGAGGCATAA
- a CDS encoding cytochrome c1, translated as MNLTKKLIAVLALVPGLVFANEGGFPLDRAPERSDMASLQNGAKLFVNYCLNCHSATSMRYNRLRDLGLSDEQIKNNLLFSADKVGELMKTAMRPEDAKAWFGAVPPDLSVIARAKSSSAGSGADYLYTYLRTFYKDDARPTGWNNMVVPNVAMPHAMWQLQGIRTPKMVEETDPHDAHKKIHKFAGWEQVAPGALSQPDFDTATADLVAYLSWMAEPAQGTRKKLGAIVLIFLSVFAFLAWRLNASYWKDLK; from the coding sequence ATGAACCTCACGAAGAAACTGATTGCGGTCCTGGCGCTGGTGCCGGGACTGGTATTCGCCAACGAAGGCGGCTTCCCGCTCGACCGCGCACCGGAACGCAGCGACATGGCCTCGCTGCAAAACGGCGCCAAGCTGTTCGTCAACTATTGCCTGAATTGCCATTCGGCCACGTCGATGCGCTACAACCGCCTGCGCGATCTCGGCCTGTCCGACGAGCAGATCAAGAACAATCTGTTGTTCTCTGCCGACAAAGTGGGCGAACTGATGAAGACGGCAATGCGCCCGGAAGACGCCAAGGCCTGGTTCGGTGCGGTGCCGCCGGATTTGTCGGTGATCGCCCGTGCAAAATCGTCGTCGGCAGGCAGCGGCGCCGATTACTTGTACACCTATCTGCGCACTTTCTACAAGGATGATGCCCGCCCTACCGGCTGGAACAACATGGTGGTGCCGAACGTGGCGATGCCGCACGCGATGTGGCAGTTGCAGGGCATACGCACCCCGAAAATGGTCGAGGAGACCGATCCGCACGACGCGCACAAGAAGATCCACAAGTTCGCCGGCTGGGAGCAGGTGGCACCGGGTGCGCTGTCCCAACCCGACTTCGACACCGCGACGGCCGACCTGGTTGCCTACCTCAGCTGGATGGCTGAGCCAGCGCAAGGAACCCGCAAGAAACTTGGTGCTATCGTGCTGATTTTCCTGTCAGTATTTGCTTTCCTGGCCTGGCGTTTGAACGCGTCCTACTGGAAAGATCTGAAGTAA
- a CDS encoding cupin domain-containing protein: protein MALQHAASGERIALQRGEDDIANFTSIALAKTEHMELIRLIVPKDKPMPEHRVEGEVTLLCLEGEVVVDAHGNSVVLRPNEMLYLIGGEPHGIRANEDAVVLMTILLGPVRTGGPTHTGAGAGQDK, encoded by the coding sequence ATGGCCTTGCAACACGCAGCATCGGGCGAACGGATCGCCTTGCAACGCGGCGAAGACGACATCGCCAATTTCACGTCGATCGCGCTGGCGAAGACCGAACACATGGAACTGATCCGGCTGATCGTCCCGAAGGACAAACCGATGCCGGAACACCGGGTCGAGGGAGAAGTCACCCTGTTGTGCCTGGAGGGAGAAGTCGTGGTCGATGCGCACGGCAACAGCGTGGTGCTGCGCCCGAACGAAATGCTGTACCTGATTGGTGGCGAACCGCATGGCATCCGTGCCAACGAGGATGCCGTGGTCCTGATGACGATTCTGTTGGGGCCGGTGCGCACGGGCGGGCCGACGCATACCGGCGCCGGCGCAGGTCAGGACAAATAA
- a CDS encoding glutathione S-transferase N-terminal domain-containing protein, with protein sequence MMVLYSGTTCPFSQRCRLVLFEKGMDFEVRDVDLFNKPEDISTMNPYGQVPILVERELILYESNIINEYIDERFPHPQLMPADPLMRARARLMLFNFEKELFVHVHVLESDRNKTNEKAHDKARAEIRDRLTTLAPLFLKNKYMLGDEFSMLDVAIAPLLWRLDHYGIELSKTAAPLMKYAERIFSRPAYIEALTPSEKVMRR encoded by the coding sequence ATGATGGTTCTCTACTCTGGCACCACGTGCCCGTTCTCCCAACGCTGCCGCCTCGTCCTGTTCGAAAAAGGCATGGATTTCGAAGTGCGCGACGTCGACCTGTTCAACAAGCCGGAAGACATCTCGACGATGAACCCCTACGGCCAGGTCCCGATCCTGGTCGAGCGCGAACTGATCCTGTACGAATCGAACATCATCAACGAGTACATCGACGAGCGCTTCCCGCACCCGCAGCTGATGCCGGCCGACCCGCTGATGCGCGCCCGTGCCCGCCTGATGCTGTTCAACTTCGAGAAGGAACTGTTCGTCCACGTGCACGTGCTGGAAAGCGACCGCAACAAGACGAACGAAAAAGCCCACGACAAGGCACGCGCCGAAATCCGCGACCGCCTGACGACGCTGGCGCCGCTGTTCCTGAAGAACAAGTACATGCTGGGCGACGAGTTCTCGATGCTCGACGTGGCAATTGCTCCGCTGCTCTGGCGCCTGGACCACTACGGCATCGAACTGTCGAAGACGGCCGCGCCGCTGATGAAGTACGCCGAGCGCATCTTCTCGCGTCCGGCCTACATCGAAGCGCTGACGCCGTCGGAAAAGGTGATGCGCCGCTAA
- a CDS encoding NAD(P)H-dependent glycerol-3-phosphate dehydrogenase — protein sequence MNKITVLGAGAWGTAVAIAVAARHDVLLWGRNAEQMAATAAARENTTYLPGQPLPDSLRVTADFEQALSHVLDAGPDALLIAACPVAGLRPLLEQLKGRKIPNVVWLCKGFEYGTGLLPHQVVREVLGESVPGAALSGPSFAQEVARGLPCALAVASTSKQLRDSVVATVHGGNLRVYACDDVIGVEVGGAVKNVLAIATGTADGLGLGLNARAALITRGLAEITRLGMALGGQPGTFMGLTGMGDLILTCTGDLSRNRRVGLALAQGKPLATIVAELGHVAEGVPCSKAVRDLAAKLGVDMPITNAVAAVLFDGYDAAEMAKQLLARDPRNELI from the coding sequence ATGAACAAGATCACCGTTCTCGGCGCGGGCGCCTGGGGCACCGCCGTCGCCATCGCCGTCGCTGCACGCCACGACGTGCTGCTCTGGGGCCGCAACGCCGAACAGATGGCCGCAACCGCCGCCGCGCGCGAGAACACGACCTATTTGCCGGGTCAGCCGCTGCCCGACAGCCTGCGCGTCACCGCCGATTTCGAGCAAGCCTTGTCTCACGTGCTCGACGCCGGGCCGGACGCGCTCCTGATCGCGGCCTGCCCGGTCGCCGGCTTGCGTCCGCTGCTCGAGCAGCTCAAAGGGAGAAAGATCCCGAACGTCGTCTGGCTCTGCAAAGGTTTTGAATACGGCACCGGTTTATTGCCGCACCAGGTGGTGCGCGAGGTGCTGGGCGAGTCGGTACCGGGTGCGGCCTTGTCGGGGCCGTCGTTCGCGCAGGAAGTGGCGCGTGGCCTGCCCTGTGCGCTGGCGGTGGCCTCGACCTCGAAACAATTGCGCGACAGCGTAGTCGCCACGGTCCACGGCGGCAACCTGCGCGTGTACGCCTGCGATGACGTCATTGGCGTGGAAGTGGGCGGTGCCGTCAAAAATGTGTTGGCGATCGCGACCGGCACCGCCGACGGCCTCGGGCTCGGCCTGAATGCGCGCGCGGCCTTGATCACGCGTGGACTGGCCGAGATCACCCGCCTCGGCATGGCCCTGGGCGGCCAACCCGGCACCTTCATGGGGCTGACGGGGATGGGAGATTTGATCCTGACCTGCACCGGGGACCTGTCGCGCAACCGCCGTGTCGGCCTGGCGCTGGCGCAGGGCAAACCTTTGGCGACGATCGTGGCCGAACTCGGTCACGTGGCCGAAGGCGTGCCCTGTTCGAAAGCGGTGCGCGATCTGGCGGCCAAACTCGGGGTCGACATGCCGATCACGAATGCGGTGGCGGCAGTCCTGTTCGACGGCTACGACGCGGCGGAGATGGCGAAGCAGTTGCTGGCGCGCGATCCGAGGAATGAATTGATTTGA
- a CDS encoding Do family serine endopeptidase — protein MKDDIVTIRPVSAWRRLWLLFAQVVTVALALYFVVAALRPDWLGRMPVQVPVGAGARDVPVLQAQSGPPTASYRDAAGRAMPAVVNILTSKASREAHPILKDPFFRRFFGDRMPPEEQMSSLGSGVIVSAEGYILTNFHVVEGADQIEVGLADGRKAAARIVGTDPETDLAVIRIGERNLPVMVLGQPDEARVGDVVLAIGNPFGVGQTVTMGIISAVGRNNLHINHFENFIQTDAAINFGNSGGALVDIHGNLLGINSAIYSQTGGSIGIGFAIPVSTARTVLESIIKHGQVVRGWIGIESQDITPELADSFGLGRSSGAIIAGVVRNGPADRAGVRPGDILLAVEGKIVKNTGDMLNLIAQLAPGAKASLKLMRENRESTVNVTVGKRPRPSP, from the coding sequence GTGAAAGACGACATCGTCACCATCCGCCCGGTCTCGGCCTGGCGCCGGCTGTGGCTGCTGTTTGCCCAGGTGGTGACGGTCGCACTCGCCCTGTATTTCGTGGTGGCGGCCCTGCGCCCCGACTGGCTCGGACGCATGCCGGTGCAGGTGCCGGTCGGCGCTGGCGCGCGCGATGTGCCTGTGCTGCAGGCGCAGTCCGGCCCGCCCACCGCCAGCTACCGCGACGCGGCCGGGCGCGCGATGCCGGCGGTGGTCAACATCCTCACCAGCAAAGCCTCGCGCGAAGCGCATCCGATCCTGAAAGACCCATTCTTCCGGCGCTTTTTTGGGGACCGCATGCCGCCCGAGGAGCAGATGTCGAGCCTGGGTTCGGGCGTGATCGTCAGCGCAGAAGGCTATATTTTGACCAACTTCCACGTGGTGGAAGGCGCCGACCAGATCGAAGTGGGCCTGGCCGATGGCCGTAAAGCGGCCGCGCGCATCGTCGGCACCGATCCGGAGACGGACCTGGCCGTGATCCGTATCGGCGAGCGCAACCTGCCGGTGATGGTGCTCGGCCAGCCGGACGAGGCGCGGGTGGGCGATGTGGTGCTGGCGATCGGCAATCCGTTCGGCGTCGGCCAGACCGTCACCATGGGCATCATCTCGGCCGTGGGACGCAACAACCTGCACATCAACCACTTCGAGAATTTTATTCAGACCGATGCCGCGATCAATTTTGGGAATTCAGGAGGCGCCCTGGTCGACATCCACGGCAACCTGCTCGGCATCAATTCGGCGATCTATTCGCAGACCGGCGGCTCGATCGGCATCGGCTTTGCCATTCCCGTCTCGACGGCGCGCACGGTGCTCGAATCGATCATCAAGCACGGGCAGGTGGTGCGCGGCTGGATCGGCATCGAATCGCAGGACATCACCCCGGAACTGGCCGACAGTTTCGGCCTCGGGCGCAGCAGCGGCGCCATCATCGCCGGCGTCGTGCGCAACGGCCCGGCCGACCGCGCCGGCGTGCGCCCGGGCGACATCCTGCTCGCCGTCGAAGGAAAAATCGTCAAGAATACCGGCGACATGCTCAATCTCATTGCCCAACTCGCGCCCGGCGCCAAGGCAAGCTTGAAACTCATGCGCGAGAACCGCGAGTCGACCGTCAACGTGACCGTCGGCAAGCGCCCGCGCCCTTCACCGTAA
- the grxC gene encoding glutaredoxin 3, with protein sequence MSAHVVLYHTASCPYCVRAERLLEAKGVTEIERIRVDLDPEQRQIMMQKTGRRTVPQIYVGETHVGGFDDLYALDQAGRLDPLLKGE encoded by the coding sequence ATGAGTGCCCACGTTGTCCTCTATCACACCGCCAGCTGCCCCTACTGCGTCCGCGCCGAGCGCCTGCTCGAAGCCAAGGGCGTGACCGAAATCGAGCGCATCCGTGTCGACCTCGACCCGGAACAGCGCCAGATCATGATGCAAAAGACCGGCCGCCGCACGGTGCCGCAGATCTACGTGGGCGAGACCCACGTCGGCGGCTTCGACGATTTGTATGCGCTGGATCAGGCCGGGCGTCTCGATCCGCTGCTCAAGGGGGAGTAA
- a CDS encoding cytochrome b yields the protein MGAAFKETKLPADAPAGHKALAWVDDRFPLSKLWNDQWGKYYAPKNFNIWYLFGSLAMLILVLQIVTGIFLTMHYKPDASLAFGSVEYIMREVPWGWLVRYMHSTGASAFFIVVYLHMTRGLLYGSYRKPRELIWIFGFAIFLCLMAEAFFGYLLPWGQMSYWGAQVIVNLFGAIPIIGPDLSLWIRGDYVVSDATLNRFFAFHVIALPLVLLGLVAAHLIALHEVGSNNPDGIEVKDHIGPDGHPLDAIPSHPYYSTKDLFGVSMFLLIFSAVVFFAPEMGGYFLEYNNFIPADSMKTPPHIAPTWYFTPFYSVLRATTADFIFVLMAAIVLYVVFIWIKSRLSYKAKIATAVIALILLVGMLTLEAKFWGVVLFGSSVVIIGALPWLDHSPVRSIRYRPNWHMWLYVLFGMAFVALGYLGTQLPTPAYTMISQVCTLLYFSFFLLMPWWSAAGRFKPVPTRVTFHPH from the coding sequence ATGGGCGCCGCATTCAAGGAAACCAAGCTGCCGGCCGACGCGCCGGCCGGCCACAAGGCCCTGGCCTGGGTCGACGACCGCTTCCCGCTGTCGAAACTCTGGAACGACCAGTGGGGCAAGTACTACGCCCCGAAAAATTTCAATATCTGGTACCTGTTCGGCTCGCTCGCGATGCTGATTCTGGTGCTGCAGATCGTCACCGGCATCTTCCTGACGATGCATTACAAACCGGACGCGAGTCTCGCCTTCGGTTCGGTCGAATACATCATGCGCGAAGTGCCCTGGGGCTGGCTGGTGCGCTACATGCATTCGACCGGCGCCTCGGCCTTCTTCATCGTCGTCTACCTGCATATGACCCGTGGCCTGCTCTACGGTTCCTACCGCAAGCCGCGCGAATTGATCTGGATCTTCGGTTTCGCGATCTTCCTGTGCCTGATGGCCGAAGCCTTCTTCGGCTACCTGCTGCCATGGGGGCAGATGTCGTACTGGGGTGCACAGGTGATCGTCAACCTGTTCGGCGCGATCCCCATCATCGGCCCCGACCTGTCGCTCTGGATCCGCGGCGACTATGTCGTCTCCGACGCCACCCTGAACCGCTTCTTCGCCTTCCACGTCATCGCCCTGCCGCTGGTGCTGCTGGGCCTGGTCGCGGCACACCTGATCGCGCTGCACGAAGTCGGCTCGAACAACCCGGACGGCATCGAAGTCAAAGACCATATCGGTCCGGACGGCCACCCGCTGGACGCGATTCCGTCGCATCCCTATTATTCGACGAAAGACCTGTTCGGCGTGTCGATGTTCCTGCTGATTTTCTCGGCAGTCGTCTTCTTCGCCCCGGAAATGGGTGGTTACTTCCTCGAGTACAACAACTTCATTCCGGCCGATTCGATGAAGACGCCGCCGCACATCGCGCCGACCTGGTATTTCACGCCGTTTTATTCGGTGCTGCGCGCAACCACGGCCGATTTTATTTTCGTGCTGATGGCGGCGATTGTCCTGTACGTCGTGTTCATCTGGATCAAGTCGCGCCTGTCGTACAAGGCCAAGATCGCGACCGCCGTGATCGCCTTGATCCTGCTGGTCGGCATGCTGACGCTGGAAGCGAAGTTCTGGGGCGTGGTGCTGTTCGGTTCCTCGGTGGTGATCATCGGCGCGCTGCCGTGGCTGGATCACTCGCCGGTGCGTTCGATCCGCTACCGTCCGAACTGGCACATGTGGCTCTATGTCCTGTTCGGCATGGCCTTCGTGGCGCTCGGCTACCTCGGCACCCAGTTGCCGACGCCGGCCTATACGATGATTTCCCAGGTCTGCACGCTGTTGTACTTCAGCTTCTTCCTCCTGATGCCGTGGTGGAGCGCCGCCGGCCGGTTCAAGCCGGTGCCGACGCGCGTGACCTTCCACCCGCATTGA
- the mscL gene encoding large conductance mechanosensitive channel protein MscL, producing MSMMSEFRQFAMRGNVVDLAVGVIIGGAFGRIVDSLVQDVIMPPIGKIFGGLDFANYYIPLNNQATGLALAEAKKAGAVIAYGNFLTILLNFIILAFIIFQMVRLMNRMRERLVPIEAAAAPATPEDVLLLREIRDSLRRPPLP from the coding sequence ATGTCGATGATGAGTGAGTTCAGGCAATTCGCAATGCGTGGCAATGTCGTCGACCTGGCGGTCGGTGTGATCATCGGCGGCGCCTTTGGGCGCATCGTCGACTCCCTGGTGCAGGACGTCATCATGCCGCCCATCGGCAAAATCTTCGGCGGCCTTGATTTCGCAAATTACTATATACCCCTGAACAACCAGGCAACAGGCCTGGCGCTGGCGGAAGCGAAAAAAGCCGGTGCGGTGATCGCCTACGGTAACTTCCTGACGATCCTGCTGAATTTTATTATTCTCGCCTTCATCATTTTCCAGATGGTGCGCCTGATGAACCGCATGCGCGAGCGGCTCGTGCCGATCGAGGCAGCTGCCGCGCCGGCAACGCCGGAAGACGTCCTGCTGCTGCGCGAAATCCGCGATTCCCTGCGCCGCCCACCCCTACCGTAA